A region of the Leptospira ellinghausenii genome:
TTAGAATATGAACGGGATTTAGGAGCATCTCTAAAAATCTAAGTTCATTTGATTTAAGATTAGGATATTTTTTTGAGAATAAAGTTGGGTTACTGATGCTGATATCTAAGATTGATAGGACCAGGATTTTCTCATCCTTTGAGAGTATTATAGTTTTTGTCTGACCTTCTTGAAGGCTTAAAATTTCAGACGTTCGTTTCTTTGATCTTAGGAATTTGAAATGATTTAAGCAATCTGGAAGATTGATTTTTAGTGTTTGAAATTCAAAAAAAGAATCTAAGATACATTCATCAAAGATAATGGTATCGAATTTTTCTTTTGAAAGATTGCTTTTGAAAAATTTAGCGTGTGTCGTGACTATGAACTGATTATTGGAGATTATTGAATTGCATTCTTGAATGTAGTCTTGGTAAGCTTGGTGAATTTTTAACTCTAAATCATTTTCTAGATTCAGTTGATCGAGCCATTTAGTTGTGTAAACTGAATCTTTTGATTTAGCTTCTAGATATCTTTTTACAGAAATAGGAAGAGAGGGTAGAGCTGTGAAGTTTGGAAATTCAGCTATGTTTTCAAGACGTTTTACCAGAAGAAGTATTTTCTTGTTTTTAATTGTTTCTGGTAGTAGATTAACTGCAAATGATTTTCCGGTTCCTACTTGGGATGATATGACATTCATGTTGTGAGTTGGATTCTGGATCGTTTGATGGAGTAGATTTTGAAGTTGAGTTCTAGCTTCTTCCAGAGATGGAGAAGGAAAAGAGATATCTAGTTTTTGTTTAATATCTAGGTGTTGGTTCGTAAAATAGAAATCGGTATAAGAGATATTCTGTTGAAATTTTGTTCTTGGCGATCCGTAGAAAAATCTTGAACATTCGAATAGAACTTCATCGTATACTGACTTATTCTCCCCAAAGAAACTTTTCCTTAGTGTATAGCTGAGGAAGTTTTTGCAAGAATCGTAATAGCGAGCAATGTCCAAGTTTGGAATTGCTCTCCCTACCTTTTTCAGTAAGATTTCTTGGTATTTTTTAGTTAATTCTTCTATGAGATATTCAGGCATTATTACAAGCATGTGGATGTGATTGCTGGTATGGAAATTCTCAGTTGTGTGAATAATCGCTATTTTTGGAAAACATAGGTAGATTTGATTTCTTTGAGAGTTTTTAAGTTCGCTGTTAAGGTATTTGTTTTCTAGATTTTGGAAGGTTTGCGTTACTATTTCTATTATTTTTTGAACTGAGATTGGGTAAGGGAAGATGGGATTAAAAGTTAATTGGAAGACTTTGTAGTCAAGGAATGGTGCTTTCTCGATTAGGTAGTCGAATTCTTCTCTTAGTTTCTCTAGTGAGTAACGTTTTGTATTTGGTTTTAATTTAGATATTGCTTCGCCCATATGCTATTTTCCCTTTTCTTTTTTTTGAGAAATTTCATTTGTTAAGGCAGTCCAGTAACAAATTAATTTTTCCTTCTAATTTATCTTATCCCTCTCTACAAAAAGTTTGTTTGGAAATCGCTGAATTTGTTGGAAAAATTAAAAAATTTTTAAAAGAAAAGGCAAATAGGGGATTTAGCTTCCGAAATATTGGTCGATTCAGAAGCAAAAAAAAAGAAAATGGTGTTATCTAGGGAAAACGTCCATTTAAATGGACAGATGAAGCTGATAAAAGAAAAAGCCGAATTAATTCGGAGGATTCAAGCTAAGATGAAAACTGACGGACGGACTATTCGTCAGTTGGCAGCTGATACAAATTTATCCAAATCTCAAATTCACAAGCTCGTTGTAGACGAGCATCCGAATGTCTCGCTTGATCATGTTTTAATAGTGTGCCAGGAGCTTCGAATTCCCTACGAACTTAGTTATAAGCCTTAATGAATTGACAAGACTTAAATGTCCATTATAATGGACAAAAGGAGATAGCTCAAAATGGAAAACTCTAATATTGTCTACTTTCCTTTGCGTAACGATAACAATCATGCAGCTCGAAAGTCTAAAACTCAATCCGATCCTGTTTTTGGAAGAATGTTGGGGAAGGGATTGACTGACGAAACTATGCGAAACCTTTTTCACAAATTTTCTAGTCCAAAAGATGAAAGGCAATTGAGAGATCGTATCATATTTCTTTTGGCTTCCTCAACAGGGCTTAGGGCAAAAGAATTGGTGAATCTAAGGTTTTCTAATCTAATAAAAAGTCCTGAAGGAGAAATCTTAGTCAAATACGTAAAAAAAGGAGGGACATACGGATTTTCTGTAATTTTGAAGGAATTGATTTCAGAAGTGAAGGAATATCACAAATTCATCAATGTTGAATCTGATTTCTTTATTCTCAGCTTAAAAATGAAGAATCGGAAAAATAGAAATCCGTTAACAACAAGAGGACTACAACTTATAATCAATGAATGGAACGTCATGACTGCTTCTGGTAGGAAAATTCATCCTCACTCTCTACGACATACAGTTGCACAAAAAATATTCGATAATTTTGGTTCCATTGCAGCACAGAAAGTTCTTGGTCACAGTTCAGCCAATACAACATCCAATTACTACACAAGACCATATTTTAACGCCGGTTCAGTCCTTAATTGGAAAAATCCTGATTCAATGAAAGTTAGAATAAGCAAAAAACTACCAACTTAAACTTTTGGCTAGAACTGCGGAATTCTAGATTAATTCTTTTTAGTTTTCGGCGAGTTAGATGGAATATCAAGTAGGTCTCGTGGTTGAACACCTAGAGATTTTGCAATTTTGAAAATGGATTCCAAATTTGGTGGATTAATACCGTTTTCAATACGCTGGTAGGTTCGGACACCCATTTCTAGACCAGAAACTTCTTCCTGGGACATACCTTTTTCTGTTCTAATTTTTTTAATATTTTTCGCTACTTGGTCTGCAAATGACTTAAAATCCATTCATCATTGTAAATAGAATTTGCCATTTATACCACGTCATGTATGTAGCGTCATTAATGACGTTAACGAGAAATCACCTTCACTCGGGCTTTGAACTTTGTTAAACTTCTCAATCTGAGGGAAATGTTAAATTGGTTTGACATATATGACGTGTCAGATATAACACGTCATATATGGTGAGCAAAGTAAAATTATGTTTTTAAGAGAGATCATTTTTTTAACCCAAGCTACGCTACGGTTCTTTGCTTTGCATATGTATAATCAAATTTGCGAATCACTTAAGATGAATTTCAAGAAATGGTTTATACAATTTGCGGATTCACTTTTTTTCAAAGGTAATTTGGCATCAAAAATCGAGAGCAGGGAAGGTAAAATTTGCTCAAATCGAAAATTCAGTCGAAAAGATTTGCTTTTGCTAAATCAGAGCAATTCAGGTATTGAAGAAATTTTCCTTCAAAAGCTCTGTAGTAGCAAACATGAGAGAACGGTTTCAAAATAATTAGACACAAAATAAAGGAGTGAGTATGTATAAAAAAAGCTGTATCTTAGGTGCTTTAATTTTTCTAACTGGTCTAGCACAATGTGTTACCATCAAGAAAATGGTAGGGAAAGTAAGTGGAACTTCATATTTAAATCTAAATGAAACTATCGAAGAATCGATGGAAAGGCCAGCAATTTTCGAAGAAGACATTTATTGGCATGGAAAGAAAGTTGGAAAAGCGAAATTTTTAGCTGCAGCAAAAGGTTTTGCAAGCTTGAAAGATGCTTTCAATGCAGAAAAAAGAAAGCTAACGGAAATATATGAAACTGCAAGTTTTAAAGCTTTTCCACAAACATACAACTCCATAAGTGTTCCCGCTTGCAATGAAAAAGAAAAAGAAAGAGAAGAAAAATCAATGTTCTATCAAGGAATCGCTGCCCTTGACTTAAATGGGAAAGAAAAATTTACCATTGGCGAAATTTCGAGACCGGATGGTGTATCTTGTTCTGATTGCTCGACAGAAGATGACAAAAAAAAGGGAATTTCGAAGCAATGTGCTAACGTGAAAAATACTCAGTTCACTATTTTTTATAATTTTGAGAACAACCAAGTTTATCTTGGGGAAGCTGATGAAAGTATAAAAAGCCTAAGTGCTGGATTAAATTATGAAGAAAGCTGGTCAGAGAAAGCTCGAGATTGGATAGTTTGGAATGGAAAGCCAGCAATCGAAATGCTCAAAGCAGATACTAGTCCTAGTATGCAACAAGCACCTAAAAAATAATCTTATCAAAGCCAAGAAGAGCTTCAAAAAAGTTTCACTATTTTGATCTTTCTTGGCTACTTTCAAGTTCATGTCGATAGCAATATCGGTTTTGTTCGCATAAAATTGAATTCTCAAGGACGGACTGTCATAGGGAATTTAGGCACTTTAGAGGAGAGCAACCATGGGTAACAATTCTTTTAACACACTGTTAGACCTTTATCAAACAGCCAAAATTTCTGAAACTAACCGAAATACAAATTTATTGTTTCAAGCGGCGATGGAACAAAATGAACTTATTCTGCAATTACAAAAGCAGATAGAAAACGCACAAGCTCATTCAAATCGAATTGCAGTTCAGCAATTAGAGGTTCAGTTACGTGATGAGATGACCAAACATGAACAAAGATTACTTAAAGCATTTATTTTTAATATTGAAGTTATTTTAGAAGATTTGTCGCAACTGACTAAGTTAGAAGAGTATATTTTTTTAAACAAAGAATTCACGCCTATTTTAGAGCACATGCCAGATGCAATAGAGAGACTTGAAAACATTGAAGATAAGAGAGTTGCAAATAAACTTTATAAAAAGTTAGATGAAAGATTAAAATTGTCAAAATCTGCAGAGAAGGATTTCAAAAAATCTGATTTCTATACGTTAGAAAAAATAGAAAACGATATTCAAAACTTTGTGATACCTGATGAACCCAAAAAGGAATATGTTCCTGATCCTCAAAGAATCCCATACCTTGGAAAATACGGAGTATCGACTTATCTTTTAATTTTAGGTTCAACTATAACATTCCTTTCATTTTTAGGTCTTTTTGACTCTATCAAAGAAACTGGTATAAGAGATAATCTAGTAAATATTTTCTTTTGCCTATATTTGATGGCTCAAATTGTAATTTTGCCTTTTTATTATGTTATTAAACGAAAAAATAATCATAGGACTAGAGATGAAATTGAAGCTGAAAATCAGAAAATAAAGGCAAAAAACGATGAAATTAGAATGGAAAAGCAAAAAGTTTACGATATTGAAATACAAGCTTTCCGCGACAATGAGACTGAATTAAAACAGCTCAAATTGCAGAAATCTGAATTAGAAAATAGAATTAAATCTGAGCATTCAAATTATATACATTTTCTAAAAAAGGTATTGAAAATGTTTTCTCCAAATAAATTTGAAAATTTAAAGTAATTTGGCGATTTGATAATTGTTCTCACATTTTTAATAAGTCACTTTTAATTAAAAATTTTTAAGAAATCTCTTTGAGAGAGAATCGATAAATTACTAGAGTTTATTTAATAATCAATAATATAAATAAATGATATTTAAGGTCGGAAGAAATTGAAGAATAAAAACTAGCCTGCGGCATGAATTTTTGTATTGGTTCAATAGTGAAAGCGGAGAGATTAATTTCCCTCCGCTCTTACATTATAGGTCAAAATTAAAATAGGCTATCATTCTAAACTAACTGAATAATGCTTCAAGCCTGTCCATGATAATGTCGTCTTTATAGTCTCTTTCGCCATTGACTCGTTCATGAATTGAGTCATTTAGAAGCTTATGACATTGGAATTCGTCCGAATCAAAATTTAAATTGTCAGTTTCATTTTTTGCAGTGGAGAAACTAACTATCGACAAAGATTCTCGGTATGACTGTTTAGGATTATTCAGAAAATATTCGGAATCAAACATCCAATGTTCCATCAATAAATCGATTGTTGGAAATTCAAAAATTTCATTTTCTATGATTGTTCTAATTCCATGAAAAGAATTGGTTTTTACTGAGTAGGTACTGAATTCTCGAGCAAAATAACCTTCCAGCATAAATATAAGATGCTCTGGTATATAGCAAATTACTCCAATGATTGGTTGATTGTCTCCATATTCATTTATTAACATGAAACCAATTCTTGGAAAGCATGCATTTATAGGTTGGTTTTTTTTTCTGTTATTGTGATTGATTGAATAACTAAAAATGAAGCTCTCCATTTTTTTAAAGACTCGATTTACTGCTTTTTCCAATATAGGATGCTTGATTCCCTTTTTGGAATCAGACGGGTTGGTACGAAAGCAAAGAAATACTTTCCTGTAATTTAAAAGTTTAGAGGATTCGACGATTGAGTCAAATTCCCTTGCCTTCTGCCTGATTAAATCTAAATGTTCTTGTTTTAATTCTATTGTTTTCATTAAAAAACTCCATTGCTTTTAGATTATTATAGCCAACTAAGATTAGAGTTTGTTTGAAGATTGAGAATAATTGAGCTTCCGACTGATTCTTTTGCTCATTTTCTGATTATTTTCCATTAATCGCTGAGAAAAATTATCTTATTTCGGTCTCTTAAGCTGATTTTAGGTCTTCTGCTGACTAAAATTCCACTATTTTCAATATTCCATGAATTCTCTCAATCTTTTGGAACTAGATAAATTTGACAGCGCACGAAATTATCAGATGTGATTTTAGATCGGAGGTTATGATTTTTTCTAAGTATATTTTTTAGAGTGCCTTGGGCTTTTCAATGCGGCATAAGTTTGTATATTCAATCTCAAAATATTTATCACTGATACCTTGTTAGCTGCCAAAATTTAATAGAAGCCCGACTAAAAAGAATCTATTTTTCGAAAAATACTTTCCTAAAAATCACTTTGTTAATTGTTATGCTTTCTTCATAAGGCTTTCATAAAGTTCAGGTGGCGTATGAATTCACAAATTATTGAAGAGTTAGATCATTTTATCAGGACTTCCATAGGTATAGATTATTCGGATGAGAAGACGATCGCTAGGTTGAAGGGAGAGTATTGTGAAGAATTTTTTGATTTTTCAGATCATTTTCAATCTGAATTGAAAAAAGAGAAGTATGCAGAATTTTTACAAAATTTTGATAAATATGCTCCCTTGGTTTTTGAAAAATACAAAATAAAACCAGAGTCAACGTCTTGGACTGATCCGAACTTTTCCCGTATTTTCTATTATTTTTCTCAAATTATTCCAGATAATGAGATCAATTTAGATCTATGCCGAGTCTTCTTTTACAGTATCAATTCTCTGTCAGCTCATCTTAATCCAGGAGACTGTAATTACACGATCGAAGATTTAGCAGAGCGGGGAAAACTTCATATGATTCTTGAATACTGTGAAGATGCGTTGATTTATCTTTGGGAGAACGATGCTAATTATTTCTATGATCGTCTCGAAGAACATTTTTCTTTCTGCGAAGAGAATTTTCCTGAAAATATCGATGCCTTTAAAGGCACGGAATTATATCAAAATTGGCTAGAGGATCGAAATCATGAGTAGTCAGTTTTCGTATTCAGGCAAGAATATATCGGTTTCACTTCATTGGTCGAACAATAACCTTTCTTTTTCAGTTTTTAAAATCAATCCAGAATATGAAAATGGAGATTTGTTTTTTTCAGACAAATTCTTAGTCGATCAAGATGGGAAATTTTTGAACTATCTTTGCCTTCCTTTGGAAGCGATAAAAGCCACTCCGAAAAAACCAGCTACTTATCAAATTGGTAACATCGATTATAATATTTTCGAAGCAATCTGCAGAATTATAAGAGAATTCGACCAATTATCGATAGAATTTGAGATTAAAGATTTATGAAAGTATTGGCGATTGGCGATATACATGGGCGTGATGTTTGGAAGAAAATTGATTTTGAATACTATGATGAAGTTATCTTTGTCGGTGATTATTTAGATTCTAGAGAAAATTTGTCAGACAAGGTAATTCTAAAAAATCTAGCGGGATTGATACTGCTTCAAGAGAAATACCAGCATATTCATTTTTTAATTGGTAACCACGATCTTCAATATACAGACGTCGAATTTTTTAATTCTGTCACTGAATACCGAGAATCATATGCTAAGAGAGCACAGAAGCTTCTGAAAAAACTAAAATGGAAGTTTGCGGTACAATTCGATGACGTTTTGTATACACATGCAGGATTACATCGAAAGTTCTATGATTTGATTTCTGAGCCAAATTCAAGGATTGCAGATTCAATTAACTCGTTTGGATTTGAGAATCAGGAAATTTTCTTATTCACAATAGGTAGCAAACGTGGGGGAAGTGCAGAAGCAGGTAGTCCCATCTGGTGCGATTACGGTGAATTATTGGAAGAAGAAAATCCACTCCCCATAAACCAGGTTTTTGGTCACACCGCGACAAAAGGTGGGAGAATTGCATTTAAAGGACAATTCTATCGGCAGTGTATCGATATTCTCACAAAGTATCCAATGGTTTATGAAATAATAGATGGTGGAATTCCAATTCCGATGCTAATCATGTAGCGGATTGGAATTGAATAAGAACTAAACTTAAGAAAGAAAACAACTAAGGTGAAGAAATTGATAGGTTATATGGGTAAATTAAATGCCAGAAATGCATTCAACAGGCGATTTAAAGATTCCCGGCCTTTTGAGTCTTCGAACCCTATCCCAAATTTGTGATGATATGTTCAATAAATGAATTATCCAGAAATTACAGAAAATTAAATTCGAAAATTTGCTAACCAATTCAGATTCAACTTATAAGTGTTATAAATGGATGAAAAATAGTAATCAGTAGCGAATGCAGGTATAGGAAACCAACCATGGTGCCAAACGGCACCATTAATTTATGTTTCCTACCAAATTCGAGTATTTAATTGAATTTACTGGGAATATTTAGCCTAAAAACGACACTTTTTTCTTGAATTGATAATTACCTTTGAAATGTTTGTAGTTCGAGATTAGAAATGAAAGAGCCAAAAAAAAGAAGAGTTAGTGTTTACTTTGATATCCGCGAAATTGTTAGGAAATTAGCTATTTCTAGAGAGGATAAAGAAATCTATACACTTTTTCTTTCTGACGCATACAAGCATCTTCGAAAGGAAGAAAAAGAATACCTACATTCAAAATTTATCAAACATAGGCTCGGAAATGGATATTTAGAGAAAATAAAATTTTTAGAAGATAATAAGATTATAAGTAGAGACAATCGCTATATTGTCGGCAGAGAGTCGAAAAGATTTTTTATAAGCGGTATGAATAAATTTTCAGAGAAAAAAGTAAAAATGTATGTTAGTGAACAGACTAGAATCTCGTCGAAAAAGAAATTCATTTTCAGTTATTTTCCAGAAATTGAGTTCAACAAGAAGAATTTGTTACGACTTTCACTCCGAATTGATCAGTATCACCAGGATTTCAAGAGAAAGATTTTAAACTTTCCAAAGTCTGCAGAATTTGAGCTTTATAATAAATTAGTCAATTCAATCTCTCTCAAAAATCCTAGAATTACAAAACGAAATGAAGGTTCGAGACTTTTTCATTTCGTGACATCATTGAAAAAGGGTATGCGATATTTGCTTCTAGCCGATGGAGAAGAAGTTGTCGAAATTGACATGTCCAGTGCCCATTTTTATTTCTTGATTTTACATTTGTCAAAATTGAAAGAATTTGATGGTTTTGCTCAAAAGAAGGAGTTGGAACAATTTAAAGCATTAGTTTTAAATAAAAAACTTTATGAATTTTTTTTGAACGAAACTACTATTAGAAATTATACTTTCCCAAAAACGAGAGGAGAAATTAAAAAGAGACTTCTATCCTATTTATATTTGCATCCTGATGAGTATAAAAAAGTTAGCAAGAAAGGATATAAATATATTGCTCATCATGTTCAAGGTGCTTTCGAGGAAATGAGAAGACATTTTCCACTTATTCATCGATATATTACAAAAATTTCTGGTCGCGAACTTCAAAAGCACCTAGTTGTCTATGAATCCAAATACATGCTCCGAAAATTTGCGGAGATAGTTAAACGCGATTGCCCACATTTATTCTACGTAAACATCCATGATGCGATACTTTGTAAAGAATCTGAGAAAGATATAGTTTTTGAAATTTTAAATCAAATTTTCTCGAATGAAAAACCAGATTTTAAAGTTGAAAATATTCGGGATGCTTTTCTCGAATTAAATGAAAAAGTAGTTCTTCGTAAATCAAGAGCAAAAGAAATTAAAGTTAAGAAAATAAATACGTTGAGAGTGCAGGTAGTAGAAAATAAATTTATAGATACAAATTTTAAAATTACTAAAGAACCGAGAATAGGAGATACAAAGAACCAGACGTTGGCAAAGATTAAAAAGATCAAGGAATTAAAATTTAATTATGGAAAGATCTTAAACGCTTACAAGGCAAGTATTCTTCAAACAACATTTACTTCTTATCGATCATTTATAGGGCATGGTGAGTTTCAAATTATTATCAATAATGTTTAAAAAGATTGATACTTATTTTTGAAAATTGAAAGAATTTGGAGATTTTTTCATTTTTATTCACGGAAATTTATCAATTTAAAAATTTTTGCAATTATTTAGGATTTAAAATCGAAGTTTTGATTATTGGAAGTTTTTAATTTTAATGAACCATCTTTTCCTCGGAAAAAACATACTCTTCCTTTATTTCCAGAGTTCTTAGAAATGAAATATTTTACAAAATGCTGAGTAAATTTAACGCCAATTTGGAAGCTAACCAGAACGAACAGATATCAAAAAGCCACGGTATTATTCTCCTTTAAAGGCATTCCCAAAGCTTTCCTGTAAAGGTGATCTAAAGGGAATAAAAACCTGAAAGTTTTACCCATATCCTAAATCATACAAATCAACTAAAGCAATTTACGAACTAGTGGACACGACTTTTCTCATAGCTGAGCCTCGCAGAGGCTAGAGAGTAGGTACGTCTACTCGCAAAGCGTGAAGCCTGACGGAGAGAAATGTTCCGATGCGCATCGTATCCATGCTGTTATACGAATTACGGATTTAATTGTTATCAGCAGGTTCTAAAGCGTATTCACTATTGAGTAATTTAAAGAATACTGTGTTTCTATTTAAGGCCAGTTTATATATATCTTCA
Encoded here:
- a CDS encoding helix-turn-helix domain-containing protein — encoded protein: MVDSEAKKKKMVLSRENVHLNGQMKLIKEKAELIRRIQAKMKTDGRTIRQLAADTNLSKSQIHKLVVDEHPNVSLDHVLIVCQELRIPYELSYKP
- a CDS encoding tyrosine-type recombinase/integrase; this encodes MLGKGLTDETMRNLFHKFSSPKDERQLRDRIIFLLASSTGLRAKELVNLRFSNLIKSPEGEILVKYVKKGGTYGFSVILKELISEVKEYHKFINVESDFFILSLKMKNRKNRNPLTTRGLQLIINEWNVMTASGRKIHPHSLRHTVAQKIFDNFGSIAAQKVLGHSSANTTSNYYTRPYFNAGSVLNWKNPDSMKVRISKKLPT
- a CDS encoding helix-turn-helix domain-containing protein; amino-acid sequence: MDFKSFADQVAKNIKKIRTEKGMSQEEVSGLEMGVRTYQRIENGINPPNLESIFKIAKSLGVQPRDLLDIPSNSPKTKKN
- a CDS encoding tetraspanin family protein encodes the protein MGNNSFNTLLDLYQTAKISETNRNTNLLFQAAMEQNELILQLQKQIENAQAHSNRIAVQQLEVQLRDEMTKHEQRLLKAFIFNIEVILEDLSQLTKLEEYIFLNKEFTPILEHMPDAIERLENIEDKRVANKLYKKLDERLKLSKSAEKDFKKSDFYTLEKIENDIQNFVIPDEPKKEYVPDPQRIPYLGKYGVSTYLLILGSTITFLSFLGLFDSIKETGIRDNLVNIFFCLYLMAQIVILPFYYVIKRKNNHRTRDEIEAENQKIKAKNDEIRMEKQKVYDIEIQAFRDNETELKQLKLQKSELENRIKSEHSNYIHFLKKVLKMFSPNKFENLK
- a CDS encoding metallophosphoesterase; amino-acid sequence: MKVLAIGDIHGRDVWKKIDFEYYDEVIFVGDYLDSRENLSDKVILKNLAGLILLQEKYQHIHFLIGNHDLQYTDVEFFNSVTEYRESYAKRAQKLLKKLKWKFAVQFDDVLYTHAGLHRKFYDLISEPNSRIADSINSFGFENQEIFLFTIGSKRGGSAEAGSPIWCDYGELLEEENPLPINQVFGHTATKGGRIAFKGQFYRQCIDILTKYPMVYEIIDGGIPIPMLIM